From one Brachypodium distachyon strain Bd21 chromosome 4, Brachypodium_distachyon_v3.0, whole genome shotgun sequence genomic stretch:
- the LOC100827427 gene encoding heavy metal-associated isoprenylated plant protein 33 — MSKEEVLKIQTCVLKVNIHCDGCQKKVKKILHKIEGVYQSSIDAEQGKVTVSGMLDPATIIKKLNKAGKPATLWGSKPGVMANQFQKLNLDGGGGKGHPKDAGGGKGHSKDAGKGGQKGGGGGGGKDQQAKMMMPQPTAQQIQQLQQQMQMKGMKLPPQFMDGGNNKMPPPMGKDPKSVKFAEDEDFGDDGSEFDDEFDDEFDDEFDDEFDDGEFDDDEFLDDPKMMMLKQMGIPPGGDKKGGGGGNGGKKGNEIPVQIKGNANNGGGGKKDAGGKQNNQGGGGGGKGGGQPNNGKGGGGGGGQPGKKGGGGAGGPMGGGNGMPQQQAMMRPPNMMGGGGAGFPGMGGPPMGGPGQPMGHRPQMGMGPMQGQGGPAPPAFFQGGGGGPEMLQAAAAAGNPMAQQQYMAMVHRQQQQQQQMMQQQQQQQMMMQGGGHGHHGGAPAGYPPAAAMGYGYGGRPPMPQYPMMPYPMPPHPHSEPFNYFSDENPNSCSVM, encoded by the exons ATGAGTAAGGAGGAAGTGCTCAAGATTCAG ACTTGTGTGCTGAAAGTGAACATCCACTGTGATGGGTGCCAGAAGAAGGTCAAGAAAATCCTCCACAAGATCGAAG GTGTGTACCAGAGCAGCATAGACGCGGAGCAGGGGAAGGTGACAGTGTCCGGCATGCTGGATCCGGCCACCATCATCAAGAAGCTGAACAAGGCCGGCAAGCCTGCCACGCTCTGGGGCTCCAAGCCTGGCGTCATGGCCAACCAGTTCCAGAAGCTCAAccttgacggcggcggcggcaagggccATCCCaaggacgccggcggcggcaagggccATTCCAAGGACGCTGGCAAAGGTGGCCAGAaaggcggtggtggtggcggcggcaaggaccaaCAAGCAAAGATGATGATGCCGCAGCCGACGGCGCAGCAGATTCagcagctccagcagcagATGCAGATGAAGGGGATGAAGCTGCCGCCGCAGTTCATGGACGGGGGGAACAACAAGATGCCGCCGCCCATGGGGAAGGACCCCAAGTCCGTCAAGTTCGCCGAAGACGAAGACTTCGGGGACGATGGCAGTGAGTTCGACGACGAATTCGATGACGAGTTTGATGATGAATTCGACGACGAGTTTGACGATGGCGAATTCGACGACGACGAATTCTTGGACGATCCCAAGATGATGATGCTGAAGCAGATGGGCATACCGCCAGGGGGCGAcaagaagggcggcggcggcggcaatggtgGCAAGAAGGGGAACGAGATCCCCGTGCAGATCAAGGGGAACGCCAACAACGGCGGTGGAGGCAAAAAAGATGCCGGCGGCAAGCAGAATAAccaaggcggaggcggcggaggcaagGGCGGTGGCCAGCCGAACAACGGCaagggcggaggcggaggcggcggccagccagggaagaagggcggcggcggtgccggtggCCCGAtgggcggcggcaatggcatgccgcagcagcaggccaTGATGAGGCCGCCCAACatgatgggcggcggcggtgccggcttTCCCGGCATGGGTGGGCCTCCGATGGGCGGGCCGGGCCAGCCCATGGGCCACCGTCCGCAGATGGGCATGGGCCCGATGCAGGGGCAGGGCGGCCCGGCTCCACCGGCGTTCTTccagggtggcggcggcgggcccgAGATGCTtcaggccgcggcggcggccgggaacCCCATGGCGCAGCAGCAGTACATGGCCATGGTGCATCgccaacaacagcagcaacaacagatgatgcagcaacaacagcagcagcagatgatgATGCAGggtggcggccatggccaccacggcggcgcgccggccgggtacccgccggcggcggccatggggtACGGGTACGGCGGCCGTCCGCCGATGCCGCAGTACCCGATGATGCCTTACCCGATGCCGCCGCACCCGCACTCGGAGCCCTTCAACTACTTCAGCGACGAGAACCCCAACAGCTGCTCCGTCATGTga